Genomic DNA from Fimbriimonas ginsengisoli Gsoil 348:
GATTAGATATCGGTACGGCCAAGCCCGAAACCCGGGACCGATACCTCCTGCTCGATCTTAAAAAACCGGATGAGACCTTTGGAGTTGGCGAGTATGTCCAGCGAGCCCATCGCGAGTTGGAACGGCTCTACGGCGAGGGGAGGAATGTGGTGGTCGTGGGGGGAACCGGACTGTACGTCCGGGCGCTGTTCGAATCTTACGACGGGATGGGGGACGCTCCGCCGGCTGAATTGCGCGAATTCCTTAACGCCAAACCGCTCGAACGGCTGGTAGAGAGGCTGCGGGAGCTCGATCCCGAGCGAGCCGAAAAGATCGATTTGCAAAATCGCGTTCGAGTTCAGCGTTCGCTCGAACGCATCCTAGCCCCTTCCCCGTCCATCGGTTTGGCTTTGCCTCCGTTTTGCAAGGCAAAGCTCGCCGTAGTGCCCGACGTCCCTATTACAGACGAACGTGTCGCGCGACGAATCGAGACGATGATGCAAAATGGATGGGTTGAAGAGGTTCGGCGGATACGCTCGGAGGGATACTCCTGCGAAGATCCGGGCCTCCGAGCAATTGGGTATCGTACACTATGGCGATACATCGAAAAAGAGGTCGAGTTAGGTGAAGCGGTGGCGACAACGATCGCCGAAACGAGGCGCTATGCCAAGCGGCAGCGCACGTGGCTTCGATCCGAGCCGAACCTGATCGAGTTGGATATGGGCGATGCGCTTGCCGACGCGCGCCGCCACTTAAATATGCAATAGGCTAGGAGCTTTTTAATTACATGGCAAAGGCGATTAATCTCCAGGACATGTTCCTGAACCAGGTGCGGAAAGAAGGGATCGGGGTGACCATCTACCTCACGAACAGCGTGCAGCTTCGCGGACAGGTCCGGGGCTTCGATGCCTTTACCGTGCTTCTAGACGCACCCGGCAAGCCGACTCAGCTTGTCTACAAACACGCGGTAGCCAGTATCGTGCCGACCAAGCCGATCTCTTCGTACCGAGCCCAAGGCGAGGGTGAAGAAGGCGACCGCCGGATTCCCGAGTAGGGTTTACTTCCCTACGTCGTGATTAAGTTCACCAAGATGCAGGGGACCGGCAACGACTTCGTCATGGTCGATGCCTTCCGCGAGAAGGAACTTCCCGCCGATCTGCCCGAGCTTGCCCGGTGGGCTTGCGATCGGCGATTCGGCATCGGCGGGGACGGCCTGATCCTCGCCGATCCTGGCTCTGAGGCGCCGTTCCGAATGAGGATGTTCAATCCGGACGGAAGCGCCAGCGAAATGTGCGGCAACGGAATCCGCTGCCTGGCCCGCCTTTTGCGCGACCATGGGCACACCGAAGCCGACTCCGTTCCGGTGGAAACCGGCGCCGGCATCCTCACCGTCGAGCTCCGGCCGGGGGGAGTCCGGGTCGACATGGGCCGGGCTAAGCTCTCGCGTCAGGAGATCGGGATGCCGGGCATCGGCCCGTTCGTTGAGGAAGATCTCGGAAACGGACTCCGCGGGACGGCGGTCTCCATGGGAAACCCGCACCTGGTGATCTTCGTCGACGACGTCGCGGCCGTCGACCTGGTGAAGCTCGGGCGAGAGTTGGAGCATCACCCCTTGTTCCCTAACCGCACCAACGTTCACTTCGTACAGGTCGTCGACCGGCAAACCCTGATCCAGAGAACCTGGGAACGAGGAGCTGGGATCACGTTGGCGTGTGGTACCGGCGCCTGCGCCTGTGCCGTGGCGGCGGTGATGACCAACCGGGCCGATCGCTCGGTCGAGATCCGGCTTCCCGGTGGGAATCTCCACATCGACTTCGACGCGGACGGCCGGGTGTTTATGACCGGTCCCGCGGAGACGGTTTTCGAAGGCGAAATCGGTTAACCTGCCCGGCCGGCCTCTCTAGTTGCGCGGACATGGGCCGATATATTCGATGTGCCCCCCGTCATTAGCCCTAAAAAGGGAGATTATTGTGGTGCAGAAGGCCTTATTGGGCATCACGCGCAGTGTGACGTCACCGATACTCAAGACATGGCCGATGACCGCATGGAAGTAAACACCGAACTTTACGGACTCGCCCTCCATCTTCCGTCCGTGCCGGTCCGCGTTGCGGAAGCCAAGCCGGTCGAAGAAGCAGCGATGACCGTCACTTTCAGCTCTTCCGAGAAGCCCGGGGCGAAATCGGGAATGTCGTGGCTGGAGAAGATGCGGCTTTCCCTGAAAACCCACGCCTAACTCCGTCCCGTCGTGAGCGAAAGCTATCTCGCGATGAGGCCCCTGGCCAGGGCGGAGTCGAGGACTTGCTTGAGAACGGCAAAGAGTTCGGGGTAGGGCGCCAACAGCTTGGTCTTCCGCTCAATTACTTGAGCGACAGTAAGAGTGCCGGCCGGCGGATGTGCGTGGGAGCCCCAGTGCAGCCAAGTCGGAGCCAGCGCGTCGACGGCGCGCGCAAAGCTCGCCTCGGGTGACTTCCCCTCTTCGAACTCTTGCCAAAGCGATCGAAAGTAGCTTTCTTGACCGCTTGGCAGCATGCCAAATAACTTATCGGCCGCCGCCGTCTCGCGGTCGCTTTGACTCTTGACCGCTTCCTCGTCGTAGATGAGGGTGTCGCCGGCGTAGACCTCGACGAGGTCGTGCACCGTCAGGAGCTGGAGCACCTTGCCCAAGTCGATAGGGTGCGAGCAATGTTCGGCGAGGACCATCGCCATGAGCGCCACGTGCCAAGAATGTTCGGCGCTATTTTCGCAACGGGTGCCGTCGCCGATGGAGGAGGTCCGAAGAACGCCTTTGAGGCGATCCGCCTCGAGCAAGAACCTCATCTGAGCCGCTAAACGCGACGGAATGGCATCTTCCATGTCAAATTCTACCGCTCGGGCAATTCCCTACGGTGAAGCCGTGTAGACGCAGGTTGGCTCGTACCTGCGCGATAATGCCCCAACGATCCACCCGCTTCGTCAGAAATCGGTAGGCTCTCGCGCAGGTACGAGCCAACCTACATCTACAATGCTCTGCGTTAGAACACCGTGTAGACTCACATCGATGGAGGCTACTGCCGAGCAGGTCGCCACGGCGTTGGCGGAGATCTTCGACCCCGTCAGCGTCTCCAACGTAAGCCTCGTCGGCCGGGGATATGAGGCCGAGATCTTTGGGTTCGAGTTAGCCGGTGAAAAGCTCGTCTTGCGGCTCTTCCACCACGCCGCCGACGACGAAAGGGCGGCCAAGGAATTCACCGTTCAAGCCCGGTTGCATCGGCTCGGCTACCCGGTTCCCCAGGTGCACTTAACTCTCTCATCGGGTGAATCGGAGCTAAGGCGGCCACTGGTCGTCATGAAATGGGTCGACGGCACGTCTCTCGGCGCCGACTTCTGGGGCGGAACTTTCGAGAGGAAGCAGGCGGCGGAAGACCAGCTCTATCGGCTGATGGCCGATCTGCACCTCCTTCGAGTAGACGATGTCTTTGGCCCCGCCTGCGACGTAAGCCTGCGAGAGGAGGTGGCTGCAATGAAACGGCTTGCCTCTACCTCACATGGTTTGCGGCCGGTATTCGACTGGCTCTTGGAGCAGGCTTCGCACCTTCCCGAGGAACCCGCTTGCGTGGTCCACGGCGACTTCCACGCCAATAACGTTCTCCGCGCCTCCGACTCGAGCGTAGTCATCGATTGGTCGAACTGCAGGCCCGGCGACTACCGCTGGGACGTTGCCTGGATTCGCTTACTCGTCCGCGCCGACGAACAGGAGGACGGTGGCTCCCGTGCGCTTGCTACTTATGAGCGTTACTCCGGTCGAAGGCCGGTCCGTCTCGACTTCTTCGAAGTGCTCGGCGCGACTAAGATCTTGCTGGAAGCGGAAAGCGACAGCCGCGCCAAGCCAGCCGCCGACTTTGTCGCTTACCTAATCTCCCTTATCGAAAAGAGAACCTCGATTTCCGTCGCCCGAGATCCTATCGGCCGCTAGGTCGAACAATTCGGGTCGCTCGTGGCTTGGGCGGACCGCCCGAAGCCAACCAGTTTTTCACCGGTCGCGTCTTCTTTGCGTTCTTGGCGAGAAACTCCGTAAAAGGGATTTCTCGCCAAGAACGCAAAGATTGAGGAGAGTCGATTGAAGCAAGATTGAACCGCAAAGGTCGCCAAGAACAGCCCCGCGGTGAGAGATTGTTTCGGACAGGGGCGGGCCGCCC
This window encodes:
- the miaA gene encoding tRNA (adenosine(37)-N6)-dimethylallyltransferase MiaA translates to MIPKLIAVMGPTASGKTELAERLADELDAQLINADAFQVYRGLDIGTAKPETRDRYLLLDLKKPDETFGVGEYVQRAHRELERLYGEGRNVVVVGGTGLYVRALFESYDGMGDAPPAELREFLNAKPLERLVERLRELDPERAEKIDLQNRVRVQRSLERILAPSPSIGLALPPFCKAKLAVVPDVPITDERVARRIETMMQNGWVEEVRRIRSEGYSCEDPGLRAIGYRTLWRYIEKEVELGEAVATTIAETRRYAKRQRTWLRSEPNLIELDMGDALADARRHLNMQ
- the hfq gene encoding RNA chaperone Hfq is translated as MAKAINLQDMFLNQVRKEGIGVTIYLTNSVQLRGQVRGFDAFTVLLDAPGKPTQLVYKHAVASIVPTKPISSYRAQGEGEEGDRRIPE
- the dapF gene encoding diaminopimelate epimerase, with amino-acid sequence MIKFTKMQGTGNDFVMVDAFREKELPADLPELARWACDRRFGIGGDGLILADPGSEAPFRMRMFNPDGSASEMCGNGIRCLARLLRDHGHTEADSVPVETGAGILTVELRPGGVRVDMGRAKLSRQEIGMPGIGPFVEEDLGNGLRGTAVSMGNPHLVIFVDDVAAVDLVKLGRELEHHPLFPNRTNVHFVQVVDRQTLIQRTWERGAGITLACGTGACACAVAAVMTNRADRSVEIRLPGGNLHIDFDADGRVFMTGPAETVFEGEIG
- a CDS encoding HD domain-containing protein, which gives rise to MEDAIPSRLAAQMRFLLEADRLKGVLRTSSIGDGTRCENSAEHSWHVALMAMVLAEHCSHPIDLGKVLQLLTVHDLVEVYAGDTLIYDEEAVKSQSDRETAAADKLFGMLPSGQESYFRSLWQEFEEGKSPEASFARAVDALAPTWLHWGSHAHPPAGTLTVAQVIERKTKLLAPYPELFAVLKQVLDSALARGLIAR
- a CDS encoding phosphotransferase family protein, which gives rise to MEATAEQVATALAEIFDPVSVSNVSLVGRGYEAEIFGFELAGEKLVLRLFHHAADDERAAKEFTVQARLHRLGYPVPQVHLTLSSGESELRRPLVVMKWVDGTSLGADFWGGTFERKQAAEDQLYRLMADLHLLRVDDVFGPACDVSLREEVAAMKRLASTSHGLRPVFDWLLEQASHLPEEPACVVHGDFHANNVLRASDSSVVIDWSNCRPGDYRWDVAWIRLLVRADEQEDGGSRALATYERYSGRRPVRLDFFEVLGATKILLEAESDSRAKPAADFVAYLISLIEKRTSISVARDPIGR